In Vanacampus margaritifer isolate UIUO_Vmar chromosome 18, RoL_Vmar_1.0, whole genome shotgun sequence, a genomic segment contains:
- the fshr gene encoding follicle-stimulating hormone receptor, which produces MMMMMMMMMMMMIMVEVETTGWLDVHASDSDISKGISNNTQHLVAKGTQIRAIRGNAFAGLQNLTKVDIIDNRVLTTVDGFAFSRLPRLASIFISENSALESIGAFAFCDLPELNELIITKSKHLTSIHRDAFKDLVKLQRLIIAHTGIATLPDFSKMHSAADDLLLNLHDNSHIHEVPANAFNGVCTQAVGDILLTRNGIKTVARDAFNGTKMHRLSLKGNRQLSHIHPSAFAGSSELVVLDVSQTSLSSLPDAILGNLQSLIAKSAVRLKELPPQRAFARLREANVTYPSHCCIFRNMDKNSSSDPICSLPGIHEESGLYWDHCMGSNNTTCNPAPDDFNPCEDIMSATPLRALIWVVSVLALLGNVLVLLVLLGSASKLTVPRFLMCHLAFADLCMGVYLLVIAAMDALTRGHYHNHAIDWQTGLGCGAAGFFTVFASELSVFTLTAITLERWHTITHALRLDRKFRLRHACAVMTAGWIFSCLAATMPTMGVSSYSKVSICLPMDVESVWSQVYVVSLLLLNMAAFACVCACYLSIYLAVRHPSGALARADARVAQRMAVLVFTDFLCMAPISFFAVSAALKRPLITVSDAKLLLVLFYPINSCANPFLYAFFTRAFRRDFVLLAARFGLCKARAHGYRADSSSCQQPAWATPKSINMCLMAAGRADR; this is translated from the exons atgatgatgatgatgatgatgatgatgatgatgatgatcatggtGGAGGTCGAGACAACCGGTTGGTTGGACGTCCACGCGTCAGACTCCGACATCTCAAAGGGCATTTCCAACAACACGCAACACCT GGTGGCGAAGGGGACCCAAATCCGAGCGATCCGTGGAAATGCCTTCGCTGGCCTTCAGAATCTCACGAAAGT GGATATCATCGACAACCGCGTCCTGACGACGGTGGACGGCTTCGCTTTCTCCCGCCTTCCTCGGCTGGCCAGCAT CTTCATCTCGGAAAACAGCGCGTTGGAGTCGATCGGGGCATTCGCTTTCTGTGATCTCCCCGAACTCAACGAGCT GATCATCACCAAGTCCAAACATCTGACGTCCATCCACAGAGATGCCTTCAAGGACCTCGTCAAGCTGCAACGTCT AATCATCGCCCACACGGGAATCGCCACATTGCCCGATTTCTCCAAGATGCACTCGGCCGCCGACGACTTGCTGCT CAACCTGCACGATAACAGCCACATACATGAGGTGCCCGCCAACGCCTTCAACGGCGTTTGCACGCAAGCCGTCGGCGACAT ACTGCTGACCAGGAACGGCATCAAGACGGTGGCGAGAGACGCCTTCAACGGCACGAAGATGCACAGATT GTCGCTGAAAGGCAACCGGCAACTTAGTCACATCCATCCGAGCGCCTTCGCGGGTTCCAGTGAGTTGGTCGTACT CGACGTCTCGCAAACGTCGCTGAGCTCGCTGCCGGACGCCATTTTGGGCAACCTCCAAAGTCTGATCGCCAAGTCTGCGGTACGCCTGAAGGAGCTTCCTCCTCAACGAGCCTTCGCCAGGCTGCGGGAGGCCAACGTCACCTACCCGTCGCACTGCTGCATCTTCCGAAACATGGACAAAAACAG TTCCAGCGATCCCATATGCTCGCTGCCGGGAATCCACGAGGAATCGGGTTTGTACTGGGACCACTGCATGGGGAGCAACAACACCACCTGCAACCCGGCCCCCGACGACTTCAACCCCTGCGAGGACATCATGAGCGCCACGCCGCTGCGGGCCCTCATCTGGGTGGTGTCCGTGCTGGCTCTGCTCGGAAACGTGCTCGTGCTGCTCGTCTTGCTAG GCAGCGCGTCCAAGCTGACGGTGCCGCGCTTCCTCATGTGCCACCTGGCCTTCGCTGACCTGTGCATGGGCGTGTACCTCCTGGTCATCGCCGCCATGGACGCGCTGACCCGGGGGCACTACCACAACCACGCCATCGACTGGCAGACGGGCCTGGGGTGCGGGGCCGCCGGATTCTTCACc gtGTTCGCCAGCGAGCTGTCGGTGTTCACGCTGACGGCCATCACGCTGGAGCGCTGGCACACCATCACGCACGCGCTGCGCCTGGACCGCAAGTTCCGTCTGAGGCACGCCTGTGCGGTCATGACGGCCGGTTGGATCTTCTCCTGCCTCGCCGCGACCATGCCCACCATGGGCGTCAGCAGCTACAGCAag GTGAGCATCTGCCTGCCGATGGACGTGGAGTCGGTGTGGTCTCAGGTCTACGTGGTGTCTCTGCTTCTGCTCAACATGGCCGCCTTCGCGTGCGTGTGCGCCTGCTACCTCAGCATCTACCTGGCGGTGCGCCACCCGTCGGGCGCGCTGGCCCGCGCCGACGCCCGCGTGGCGCAACGCATGGCCGTGCTGGTGTTCACCGACTTCCTGTGCATGGCGCCCATTTCCTTCTTCGCCGTGTCGGCGGCGCTCAAGCGACCGCTCATCACCGTGTCGGACGCCAAGCTGCTCCTGGTGCTCTTCTACCCCATCAACTCGTGCGCCAACCCCTTCCTCTACGCTTTTTTCACGCGCGCCTTCCGCCGCGACTTTGTCCTGCTGGCGGCGCGCTTCGGCCTGTGCAAGGCGCGCGCGCACGGCTACCGCGCCGACAGCTCGTCGTGCCAGCAGCCGGCGTGGGCCACGCCCAAGAGCATCAACATGTGTTTGATGGCGGCCGGCCGCGCTGACAGATGA